The following coding sequences lie in one Kryptolebias marmoratus isolate JLee-2015 linkage group LG5, ASM164957v2, whole genome shotgun sequence genomic window:
- the mllt11 gene encoding protein AF1q gives MMEKSNSQYDSFLFWRQPIPALDLSELEDLGLVDSGPKDKMSQLWSQDNKEELTEFSSFNYWRAPIADVDALLADLNLLL, from the exons ATGATGGAGAAATCAAACAGCCAGTATGACTCCTTCCTGTTCTGGAGGCAGCCCATCCCGGCTCTGGACCTGTCGGAGCTGGAAGACCTGGGCTTGGTGGACAGCGGCCCGAAGGACAAGATGTCCCAGCTGTGGAGTCAGGACAACAAG gaggagctgacCGAGTTCTCCTCCTTCAACTACTGGAGAGCCCCGATCGCCGACGTGGACGCTCTGCTGGCGGACCTCAACCTGCTGCTCTGA